In Desulfotignum phosphitoxidans DSM 13687, a single window of DNA contains:
- a CDS encoding CGGC domain-containing protein: MTRIGIIRCEKNEKTCPLTSCFNTMMSGAQGFSAYDECTPAGVFTCRCPGDNVANLGKILKSKGADVIHLCTCSFAKKTEKGWDNSQGGFCDHIEKIAQDIARAAELPCVLGTAHLPKGYTPVTVEK, translated from the coding sequence ATGACCAGAATTGGAATTATCCGATGCGAAAAAAATGAAAAAACATGTCCCCTGACCAGTTGTTTTAATACGATGATGAGTGGGGCCCAGGGCTTCAGCGCCTATGATGAATGCACCCCGGCCGGGGTATTTACCTGCAGATGCCCGGGGGACAATGTTGCCAACTTAGGTAAAATTTTAAAGTCAAAGGGCGCCGACGTCATTCACCTTTGTACATGCAGCTTTGCAAAAAAAACAGAAAAGGGCTGGGACAACAGTCAGGGCGGATTTTGCGACCATATTGAAAAAATTGCCCAAGACATTGCCCGGGCCGCCGAACTGCCCTGTGTATTGGGAACGGCTCACCTGCCCAAAGGATACACCCCCGTGACCGTTGAAAAATAG
- a CDS encoding GNAT family N-acetyltransferase has translation MNRFEELTRSHNRVGFDCGVQELNVFLHNLAHQNFKKGLSRTFVLTSEDIPEEILSFYTLSIFEVCARKLPQRFSKKYKGHLPAVKIARLAVATVLQNQGFGKYMIIDAIRRAMAISKHVGIIGLFVDATNEDAKKYYLKFGFIPLPDHTLELFLPLKTLQKMYVEVFEKK, from the coding sequence ATGAACCGGTTTGAGGAACTGACCCGTTCACATAATCGAGTTGGATTTGATTGTGGCGTGCAGGAACTCAATGTTTTTCTTCATAATCTTGCTCATCAAAATTTCAAAAAAGGTCTTTCCCGGACATTTGTATTAACGAGTGAAGATATTCCAGAGGAGATTTTATCTTTTTATACGCTGTCTATTTTTGAAGTTTGTGCGCGTAAACTACCACAAAGATTTTCAAAAAAATACAAAGGGCATCTTCCAGCCGTAAAAATCGCCCGTCTTGCTGTTGCCACAGTCTTACAAAATCAGGGCTTTGGTAAGTATATGATTATCGATGCAATTAGACGAGCAATGGCAATTTCAAAACACGTTGGTATAATCGGCTTATTTGTGGATGCAACAAATGAAGATGCCAAAAAGTATTATTTGAAGTTTGGATTTATCCCTTTACCTGATCATACGTTAGAACTTTTTTTGCCGTTAAAAACCCTTCAAAAAATGTACGTTGAGGTTTTTGAAAAAAAATAG
- a CDS encoding toxin-antitoxin system HicB family antitoxin: MPRVEKRFQTRMPYHVHERLAHAAEISGATLNQFVVQSALEKANFVLEREQLLHLTYRDAEALFDAIENPPLPNEQLIKAAKNYKRKFIDEPV, from the coding sequence ATGCCAAGAGTAGAAAAAAGATTTCAAACACGGATGCCTTATCATGTCCACGAAAGGCTTGCGCATGCCGCAGAGATATCGGGTGCAACGTTAAACCAGTTTGTTGTACAATCCGCTTTAGAGAAAGCCAATTTTGTACTGGAAAGAGAACAACTATTACATTTAACTTATCGTGATGCTGAAGCACTATTCGACGCAATTGAAAATCCACCATTACCAAATGAACAGTTAATAAAGGCAGCTAAAAACTACAAAAGGAAATTTATTGATGAACCGGTTTGA
- a CDS encoding phosphate ABC transporter ATP-binding protein produces MDKPVKIRVENLTFSYHQTPVFEHINLEFDAHAITAIIGPSGRGKSTFLSLLNRLWESQPFARMEGKVWILLDGQWVDIYGKTLSKPDLRRKVGMVFQTPNPLPMSIYKNMAFPLKLTGVADKSLIEEKITAALRQAFLWDEVKDRLHDSAFSLSGGQQQRLCIARALVSQPEILLLDEPTSSLDAGAASVIEDLLVRLKERCTLIVVSHYLDQVSRIADTALKLEARGFSPV; encoded by the coding sequence ATGGATAAGCCTGTCAAGATCCGGGTGGAAAACCTGACCTTTTCATATCACCAGACACCGGTTTTCGAGCATATCAATCTGGAGTTTGACGCCCATGCCATCACGGCCATCATCGGGCCTTCGGGCAGAGGAAAATCCACGTTTTTATCCCTTTTGAACCGGTTGTGGGAATCCCAGCCCTTTGCAAGGATGGAAGGAAAGGTCTGGATCCTTCTGGACGGGCAGTGGGTCGATATCTATGGGAAAACCCTGAGCAAACCGGACCTGAGAAGAAAAGTGGGCATGGTGTTCCAGACCCCGAATCCGCTGCCCATGAGTATCTATAAAAATATGGCGTTCCCATTGAAGTTGACCGGTGTTGCGGACAAATCCCTGATAGAGGAAAAGATCACGGCCGCACTCCGGCAGGCATTTTTATGGGATGAGGTAAAAGACCGCCTGCATGACAGCGCCTTCAGCCTTTCCGGAGGCCAGCAGCAGCGGCTGTGCATTGCCAGGGCCCTGGTTTCACAGCCTGAAATACTTCTTCTGGACGAGCCCACCTCATCCCTGGATGCCGGGGCCGCCTCCGTGATTGAAGACCTGCTGGTCCGTCTCAAAGAACGATGTACCCTGATCGTGGTATCCCATTACCTGGACCAGGTATCCCGGATTGCCGACACGGCACTGAAACTGGAAGCCCGTGGTTTTTCACCGGTGTGA
- a CDS encoding PstA family ABC transporter permease has protein sequence MTIRILGGCLRVFSWGAVLVLTGSVLVLLGYLLVKGVPSLGRDLIFGQVDVLDAVLLKKRVFDGLFPAIAGTLSVVALSVGLAVPVGVCAGIYMSEFATVFQQRVFGLMFDILAGIPSIVIGLFGFSGAIFIHKYISNDFRPCLAVSVAALAFLVLPYITRTTQAAMQGLSIQIRQAALALGATRVQNIFYVLLPRSFSGILSGIILAIGRCAEDTAVIMLTGVVATAGIPGSLLGSYEALPFYIYYISSQYTDAAELMSGYGAAIILLGVCAVLFFLAFLIKRHLAGPAGPARGRFHG, from the coding sequence ATGACCATCCGGATTCTGGGCGGGTGCCTGCGGGTGTTTTCCTGGGGGGCGGTGCTGGTGCTGACCGGTTCCGTCCTGGTGCTGCTGGGGTATCTGCTGGTCAAGGGGGTGCCGTCTCTGGGCCGGGACCTCATCTTCGGGCAGGTGGATGTCCTGGATGCCGTGCTGCTGAAAAAGCGGGTGTTTGACGGGCTGTTTCCGGCGATTGCCGGCACCCTGAGTGTGGTGGCCCTGTCCGTGGGGCTGGCCGTTCCCGTGGGGGTCTGCGCCGGTATTTACATGAGCGAGTTTGCCACGGTTTTTCAGCAGCGGGTGTTCGGGTTGATGTTTGACATTCTGGCAGGCATCCCGTCCATTGTGATCGGGTTGTTCGGATTTTCAGGGGCCATTTTCATTCACAAATATATCTCCAATGATTTCAGGCCGTGCCTGGCCGTGTCTGTGGCGGCCCTGGCTTTTCTGGTCCTGCCGTACATCACGCGCACCACCCAGGCCGCCATGCAGGGGCTTTCGATCCAGATCCGGCAGGCAGCCCTGGCCCTGGGGGCCACACGGGTGCAGAACATTTTTTATGTGCTGCTGCCGCGATCGTTTTCAGGGATTTTGTCCGGCATCATTCTGGCCATCGGCCGCTGCGCTGAAGATACGGCCGTTATCATGCTCACGGGAGTCGTGGCCACGGCCGGGATTCCCGGGTCCCTTCTGGGCAGTTACGAGGCCCTGCCGTTTTACATCTATTATATTTCATCCCAGTACACAGATGCTGCGGAACTGATGTCCGGATACGGGGCTGCGATTATCCTGCTGGGCGTGTGCGCGGTTCTCTTTTTCCTGGCGTTTCTCATCAAAAGACATTTGGCCGGTCCTGCCGGGCCGGCACGGGGGAGGTTCCATGGATAA
- a CDS encoding PstC family ABC transporter permease, with the protein MTQQTARIVFFLSAAVSAMAAALVFGFLLVFGFPLIGGGEFFSLLARPWSPGQGLYGFLPMITGTAAISFLSIVFALPLSLGTVCFMGGLGPARISRLVDGFVRFMTGIPTVIYGFLGIFLLVPVVRTLFTSAGSGMCILSASLMLSLLVSPTMIIFFKDGFDSVDVRYIQAADALGADSVQRLIYVILPEAWPGIVTGIIMGLGRAMGDTLIALMIAGNAVHVPGSILDSARTLTSHIALVSASDYDSLAFKSIFACGLTLYVLNAFAVIAVRKLGKKRGQAR; encoded by the coding sequence GTGACCCAACAGACGGCCCGGATCGTATTTTTTTTGAGTGCCGCAGTCAGTGCCATGGCTGCGGCACTGGTGTTTGGTTTCCTTCTGGTGTTCGGGTTCCCCCTGATCGGCGGGGGGGAGTTTTTCTCTCTGCTGGCCCGGCCCTGGTCTCCGGGTCAGGGGCTGTACGGATTTCTGCCCATGATCACGGGAACGGCGGCCATCTCGTTTCTGAGCATTGTGTTTGCATTGCCTTTGAGCCTGGGCACGGTGTGTTTCATGGGCGGGCTGGGTCCGGCCCGGATCAGCCGGCTTGTGGACGGATTTGTCCGGTTCATGACGGGCATCCCCACGGTGATTTATGGGTTTTTAGGTATTTTTCTGCTGGTGCCCGTGGTCAGAACCCTGTTCACTTCCGCCGGGTCCGGCATGTGCATTTTGTCCGCCTCCCTGATGCTCTCTTTGCTGGTCAGCCCCACCATGATCATTTTTTTCAAGGACGGGTTTGATTCCGTGGATGTCCGCTATATCCAGGCGGCGGACGCGCTGGGGGCGGACAGCGTGCAGCGGCTGATCTACGTGATCCTTCCGGAGGCATGGCCGGGCATTGTCACCGGGATCATCATGGGACTGGGCCGTGCCATGGGCGATACCCTGATTGCCTTGATGATCGCGGGAAATGCCGTGCATGTGCCGGGGTCGATTCTGGACTCCGCCCGGACCCTGACCTCTCATATCGCCCTGGTATCGGCATCGGATTACGACAGCCTGGCGTTTAAATCCATTTTTGCCTGCGGCCTGACCCTGTATGTGTTGAATGCTTTTGCCGTAATCGCGGTGAGGAAGCTGGGCAAAAAAAGAGGGCAGGCCCGATGA